A stretch of Geomonas oryzisoli DNA encodes these proteins:
- the thiE gene encoding thiamine phosphate synthase, producing MKGLDSPWIDFNLYLITGRGETLGRNLEFVVEEALRGGVRAVQLRDKGAASTKDLYETAQELRRLTSRYGAKLFVNDRVDVALAVDADGVHIGSSSLPLYKVRRLLGERKLIGVSCHNQTQAVTAQEMGADFITFGPVYYTPSKAEYGGPVGVEKLNSVAQLLQIPVFALGGVNLDNCAEVIAGEARGIALISAILSAPDPRDAAKRLLALLPPIEEHHV from the coding sequence GTGAAAGGCCTCGATTCCCCCTGGATTGACTTCAACCTCTACCTGATCACCGGGCGCGGCGAGACCCTCGGGCGCAACCTGGAGTTCGTGGTCGAGGAGGCCCTGAGGGGGGGCGTGCGCGCCGTGCAACTCAGGGACAAGGGGGCCGCCAGCACAAAGGACCTCTACGAGACGGCCCAGGAACTGCGCCGCCTCACCTCCCGCTACGGCGCAAAGCTCTTCGTGAACGACCGGGTGGACGTGGCGCTCGCGGTCGATGCCGACGGCGTGCATATCGGCAGCTCCAGCCTGCCGCTGTACAAGGTGAGGAGGCTTCTGGGCGAGCGCAAGCTGATCGGCGTTTCCTGCCATAACCAGACCCAGGCGGTCACGGCCCAGGAAATGGGGGCCGACTTCATCACCTTCGGCCCGGTCTACTACACCCCCAGCAAGGCCGAGTACGGCGGTCCGGTGGGGGTCGAGAAACTGAACAGTGTGGCGCAGCTGCTGCAGATCCCGGTGTTCGCCCTGGGTGGGGTGAACCTGGACAACTGCGCCGAAGTCATCGCCGGAGAGGCGCGCGGCATCGCCCTCATCTCCGCCATCCTCTCCGCGCCCGACCCGCGCGACGCTGCCAAGAGGCTTCTGGCCCTGCTTCCCCCAATCGAGGAGCACCACGTCTAG
- a CDS encoding thiazole synthase, with amino-acid sequence MPVTNDKLIIAGREFDSRLMVGTGKYADFQQMVRAIEVSGAQIITVAVRRVNISDRSKESLLDHIDLKKYTLLPNTAGCYTAEDAIRTCRLAREAGLSDFVKLEVLGDEKTLFPNNEELLKAAKVLIAEGFTVLPYTSDDPIICKKLEDMGCAAVMPLGAPIGSGLGIRNPYNIQIILETVKVPVIVDAGVGTASDAAIAMELGCDGVLMNTAIAGAQDPVAMAEAMNLAVRAGRLAYRAGRIPRKLYATASSPLAGLIA; translated from the coding sequence ATGCCCGTAACAAACGACAAGCTCATCATCGCAGGACGCGAATTCGACTCCCGCCTCATGGTGGGAACCGGCAAATACGCCGATTTCCAGCAGATGGTGCGCGCCATCGAGGTCTCCGGCGCCCAGATCATCACCGTTGCGGTGAGAAGGGTGAACATCTCGGACCGGAGCAAGGAATCCCTGCTGGACCACATCGACCTGAAGAAATACACCCTGCTTCCCAACACCGCCGGCTGCTACACCGCCGAGGATGCCATCCGCACCTGCCGGCTCGCGCGTGAGGCGGGGCTTTCCGACTTCGTGAAACTCGAGGTGCTCGGCGACGAGAAGACGCTCTTTCCCAACAACGAGGAACTGCTCAAAGCCGCCAAGGTCCTCATCGCCGAAGGGTTCACCGTGCTCCCCTACACCAGCGACGACCCGATCATCTGCAAGAAGCTGGAGGACATGGGGTGCGCCGCGGTGATGCCGCTGGGGGCGCCGATCGGTTCCGGCCTGGGCATCCGCAACCCGTACAACATCCAGATCATCCTGGAGACGGTCAAGGTCCCGGTCATCGTGGATGCCGGCGTAGGCACCGCCTCCGACGCGGCCATCGCCATGGAGCTTGGCTGCGACGGCGTGCTCATGAACACCGCCATCGCCGGGGCCCAGGACCCGGTCGCCATGGCCGAGGCGATGAATCTCGCGGTCCGCGCCGGCAGGCTCGCCTACCGCGCGGGACGCATCCCGAGGAAACTCTACGCCACCGCATCCTCTCCGCTGGCGGGGCTGATCGCGTGA
- the thiS gene encoding sulfur carrier protein ThiS yields the protein MNITTNGEAVSIDPLTVQQYLVSLGIDPRRVAVELNMDILPKAQYETTLLKDGDALEIVHFVGGGAGRG from the coding sequence GTGAACATCACCACCAACGGCGAAGCCGTATCGATCGACCCCCTCACGGTTCAGCAGTACCTGGTCTCCCTCGGCATCGACCCGCGCCGTGTCGCGGTCGAGCTGAACATGGACATCCTTCCCAAGGCGCAGTACGAGACCACCCTGCTGAAGGATGGGGATGCCCTGGAGATCGTCCATTTCGTGGGAGGGGGCGCCGGCCGCGGCTAG